In Amycolatopsis coloradensis, one genomic interval encodes:
- a CDS encoding GMC family oxidoreductase, translating to MYDYVIVGAGSAGAVLATRLSEDPDVRVCLVEAGGRDTAEDIHVPVGFGRLFRTDFDWDHDTHAEPHLRRRRVYLGHGRVLGGSSATNNMIYVRGNRLDFDGWGQPGWSYADLLPCFLRAEDNERGESEFHATGGPLRVSDGRSKNPMSAAFVEAATQAGYKRTEDFNGAEQDGFGEFQVTQRDGRRESTATAYLHPAAARPNLTVETDLRVHRVLVEAGRAVGVTGGRHGEEVTVRAEREVIVSAGAYNSPHLLQLSGIGPAALLGALGVPVVADLPAVGANLQDHALIPLVYTHEHPISLLAAGTPENVARYMESASGPLTSNGPEAGGFIRTRSTLTAPDVEFLAAPVMFADGGLGSPTGHAVTFGPSMLTPLSRGTVSLASPQPTAKPKIVHNYFAEPEDLAAAVDALRIALEIADQTALAPYTTTPHTVPASESDADLRAHIRAYAHSTYHPAGTCAIGTVVDPQLRVHGIDGLRVADASVMPTGVRGNPNAAVIAIAERAAELIRETAR from the coding sequence ATGTACGACTACGTCATCGTGGGCGCCGGTTCGGCCGGCGCCGTGCTCGCCACCCGGCTGAGCGAAGACCCCGACGTCCGCGTCTGCCTGGTCGAGGCCGGCGGCCGGGACACGGCCGAGGACATCCACGTACCGGTCGGCTTCGGCCGGCTGTTCCGCACCGACTTCGACTGGGACCACGACACCCACGCGGAGCCGCACCTGCGGCGCCGGCGCGTCTACCTCGGGCACGGCAGGGTCCTCGGCGGGTCCAGCGCCACCAACAACATGATCTACGTCCGCGGCAACCGCCTCGACTTCGACGGCTGGGGACAGCCGGGCTGGAGCTACGCCGACCTTCTCCCCTGTTTCCTGCGCGCGGAGGACAACGAGCGAGGCGAGTCGGAGTTCCACGCCACCGGCGGCCCGCTGCGGGTCTCCGACGGCCGCTCGAAGAACCCGATGTCGGCCGCCTTCGTCGAAGCGGCCACGCAGGCGGGGTACAAGCGCACCGAGGACTTCAACGGTGCCGAGCAGGACGGCTTCGGCGAGTTCCAGGTCACCCAGCGCGACGGCCGTCGCGAGAGCACCGCCACCGCCTACCTGCACCCCGCCGCCGCCCGGCCGAACCTCACCGTCGAGACCGACCTGCGGGTACACCGCGTGCTGGTCGAAGCCGGCCGCGCGGTCGGGGTCACCGGTGGGCGCCACGGCGAGGAAGTCACCGTCCGCGCCGAGCGAGAGGTCATCGTCTCCGCCGGGGCCTACAACTCCCCGCACCTGCTACAGCTGTCCGGGATCGGGCCGGCCGCGCTGCTGGGCGCGCTCGGTGTGCCGGTGGTCGCGGACCTGCCTGCCGTCGGCGCCAACCTGCAGGACCACGCGCTGATCCCGCTCGTCTACACCCACGAGCACCCGATCAGCCTGCTCGCCGCCGGCACGCCGGAGAACGTCGCGAGGTACATGGAGTCCGCGAGCGGACCGCTCACCTCGAACGGTCCGGAAGCCGGCGGGTTCATCCGCACCCGGTCGACGCTGACCGCACCGGACGTCGAGTTCCTCGCCGCGCCGGTGATGTTCGCCGACGGCGGCCTGGGCTCACCGACCGGGCACGCGGTGACGTTCGGCCCGAGCATGCTCACTCCGCTCAGCCGCGGCACCGTGTCGCTCGCCTCGCCACAACCGACGGCGAAGCCGAAGATCGTGCACAACTACTTCGCCGAGCCCGAAGACCTGGCCGCCGCGGTCGACGCGCTGCGGATCGCGCTCGAGATCGCCGACCAGACCGCCCTGGCACCGTATACGACGACGCCGCACACCGTGCCCGCCTCCGAGTCGGACGCGGACCTACGGGCCCACATCCGCGCGTACGCGCATTCGACGTATCACCCGGCAGGCACCTGTGCGATCGGCACGGTGGTCGACCCGCAGCTGCGCGTACACGGCATCGACGGCCTCCGCGTCGCCGACGCCTCCGTGATGCCCACCGG
- a CDS encoding epoxide hydrolase family protein, producing the protein MRPYRIDIPDSEIADLRARIASTRWPAAVSVPGWERGVPGDYLRELATYWQSTYDWRAAERELNRHPQFITEIDGADVHFMHITSAEPGATPLLLTHGWPGSIVEFLDVIGPLTDPRANGLDPALAFHLVIPSIPGHGFSGPVTEPGWDVQRVAGAWAELMRRLGYDSYVTAGGDWGSIISLELSRLAPERVRGAYLSMLLTLPSGDPEELSQLGESDFARLAELGRFDAELSGYMKVQTTRPLTIGYGLTDSPVGQLAWIVEKFHDWNKAVKTPEEEVGRDRLLTNATLYWLTGTATSSAQFYYESAATLGKMFTPGAAPDPVTVPIGVAVFGQDPGLPIRSLAERDYSTITHWSEFDQGGHFAAMEQPKLYVGDLRTFVGSLDSRR; encoded by the coding sequence ATGCGGCCCTATCGGATCGACATACCCGATTCCGAGATCGCGGACCTACGCGCGCGAATCGCCTCGACCCGCTGGCCGGCCGCGGTGTCGGTCCCGGGCTGGGAGCGCGGCGTCCCCGGTGACTACCTCCGTGAGCTCGCCACGTACTGGCAGTCCACCTACGACTGGCGAGCAGCGGAACGGGAACTGAACCGGCACCCTCAGTTCATCACGGAGATCGACGGCGCCGACGTCCATTTCATGCACATCACCTCGGCGGAGCCGGGCGCGACGCCGCTGCTGCTCACCCACGGCTGGCCTGGCTCGATCGTCGAGTTCCTGGACGTCATCGGTCCGCTCACCGACCCCCGCGCCAACGGCCTCGACCCTGCCCTGGCGTTCCACCTGGTCATTCCGTCCATCCCCGGGCACGGTTTCTCCGGTCCGGTCACCGAGCCCGGCTGGGACGTCCAGCGTGTCGCCGGGGCATGGGCAGAGCTGATGCGGCGCCTCGGCTACGACTCGTACGTCACCGCGGGTGGGGACTGGGGTTCGATCATCTCCCTCGAGCTCAGCCGCCTCGCACCCGAACGAGTCCGGGGTGCGTACCTGTCGATGCTGCTGACCCTGCCCTCCGGCGATCCGGAGGAGCTGTCGCAGCTCGGCGAATCGGACTTCGCCCGCCTCGCCGAGCTGGGCCGGTTCGACGCCGAGCTGTCGGGTTACATGAAGGTGCAGACGACCCGTCCGCTCACCATCGGGTACGGCCTCACGGATTCTCCGGTGGGACAGCTCGCGTGGATCGTCGAGAAGTTCCACGACTGGAACAAGGCGGTCAAGACGCCGGAGGAGGAGGTCGGACGTGACCGGCTGCTGACCAACGCCACCCTCTACTGGCTGACCGGAACCGCCACGTCGTCCGCTCAGTTCTACTACGAGTCCGCCGCGACCCTCGGCAAGATGTTCACTCCCGGCGCGGCACCGGACCCGGTCACCGTCCCGATCGGCGTCGCGGTCTTCGGGCAGGATCCCGGGCTCCCGATCCGGTCGCTCGCCGAGCGTGACTACTCCACCATCACCCACTGGTCGGAGTTCGACCAGGGCGGCCACTTCGCCGCGATGGAGCAGCCGAAACTGTACGTCGGCGACCTGCGGACCTTCGTGGGTTCACTGGACAGCAGGAGGTAG
- a CDS encoding acyl-CoA dehydrogenase family protein, whose translation MSGYAILSADELRKRAEDLVPLIESKALSAEQNRTLDDEVVEALAEAGLFDLRRPQRYGGHETSALDTGDIVSIISAADPSAGWNTAAWAIGDWLAAAFPDHVQDEVFATSATRICVSLSPTGVATEAGDGLVVNGRWHFVSGARRSHWQAIMAMAPAPDGSQWPVAALVPMSELTIDDDWHTSGFAATGSVDTMAENLYVPRERTLPMVSVLQEQYASELNAASPVFRTPMIPTGAAGFIGVAIGMGRAALAEFHRNLSGRPITFTDYSLQSEAPVTHFEVAEAALKLEEAEYYAWKMATVLDQKGAADEAWTLEERMHNRGRLGRLVRLVEEAVDVLASASGGSSIKLSKPIQRIRRDIHAFSLHGLMHPNTNFELYGRSLCGLPPNTQYL comes from the coding sequence TTGTCCGGATACGCCATACTGTCGGCGGACGAGCTTCGTAAGCGGGCCGAGGACCTGGTGCCGCTGATCGAGTCGAAGGCGCTGTCGGCGGAGCAGAACCGCACCCTGGACGACGAGGTGGTCGAGGCGCTCGCCGAAGCAGGCCTGTTCGACTTGCGCCGGCCGCAGCGCTACGGCGGCCACGAGACGAGCGCGCTCGACACGGGCGACATCGTGTCGATCATCTCGGCGGCCGACCCGTCGGCGGGCTGGAACACGGCGGCGTGGGCGATCGGTGACTGGTTGGCCGCGGCGTTCCCCGACCACGTGCAGGACGAGGTGTTCGCCACGTCCGCCACGCGGATCTGCGTCTCGCTGAGCCCGACGGGGGTCGCGACCGAGGCCGGGGACGGACTGGTCGTCAACGGGCGCTGGCATTTCGTGAGCGGCGCGCGGCGCAGCCACTGGCAGGCCATCATGGCGATGGCCCCGGCCCCGGACGGCAGCCAGTGGCCAGTGGCCGCGCTGGTGCCGATGTCGGAGCTGACGATCGACGATGACTGGCACACGTCGGGCTTCGCCGCCACCGGCAGCGTCGACACGATGGCCGAGAACTTGTACGTCCCGCGAGAGCGCACGCTACCGATGGTGTCGGTGCTCCAGGAGCAGTACGCGTCCGAGCTCAACGCCGCCTCGCCCGTGTTCCGCACCCCGATGATCCCGACCGGTGCGGCGGGGTTCATCGGCGTGGCGATAGGGATGGGCCGAGCGGCGCTGGCCGAGTTCCACCGGAACCTGTCGGGCCGGCCGATCACGTTCACCGACTACAGCCTCCAGAGCGAGGCTCCGGTCACACACTTCGAGGTCGCCGAGGCGGCGTTGAAGCTCGAGGAAGCGGAGTACTACGCCTGGAAGATGGCCACTGTCCTCGACCAGAAGGGCGCAGCGGACGAGGCGTGGACACTCGAGGAGCGGATGCACAACCGCGGACGTCTCGGCCGACTCGTGCGGCTGGTCGAGGAGGCCGTCGACGTGCTGGCATCCGCGAGCGGGGGCTCCTCGATCAAGCTGTCCAAGCCGATCCAGCGGATCCGGCGCGATATACACGCGTTCAGCCTGCACGGCCTGATGCACCCGAACACCAATTTCGAACTGTACGGCCGCTCTCTCTGCGGGCTCCCGCCGAACACGCAGTACCTCTGA
- the glpR gene encoding gephyrin-like molybdotransferase receptor GlpR, which yields MPSSVIIVALAAAWLVVLVPMVARKRQQVARTTDSALAARVVRSGSTRHEGPEEFAMAENTEPSVEDDLAELEAELDADLEDEAPEAEPLPQPSRTARPERERQSTGYRPGRGGFDPEAADIAARAKYAFRQRIVIALLVLVVTTAAVAGFLTPTVWWANGVVDAVLIGYLVYLRRQVRIENEIRQRRLARFNSTRAPRRPAVEDDETHESPEDIEVVATERPAVVERKPSPMSRLRRQAVVVDIDDEDPAFHELDEPGTRPFRRASGE from the coding sequence ATGCCCAGTTCGGTGATCATCGTCGCGCTCGCAGCGGCATGGCTCGTCGTTCTCGTGCCCATGGTCGCCCGCAAGCGCCAGCAGGTCGCACGGACGACGGACTCGGCCTTGGCGGCGCGAGTCGTGCGGAGCGGGAGCACACGCCACGAGGGACCGGAGGAGTTCGCGATGGCGGAGAACACGGAACCATCGGTAGAAGACGACCTGGCGGAACTCGAGGCGGAACTCGACGCCGACCTCGAAGACGAGGCACCGGAGGCCGAGCCGCTTCCCCAGCCCTCGCGCACGGCCCGGCCCGAAAGAGAACGCCAAAGCACCGGCTACCGGCCAGGCCGGGGCGGATTCGACCCGGAGGCGGCCGACATCGCCGCGCGCGCCAAGTACGCGTTCCGGCAGCGGATCGTCATCGCCCTCCTGGTGCTGGTGGTCACCACCGCGGCCGTCGCCGGCTTCCTGACCCCGACGGTCTGGTGGGCCAACGGTGTCGTCGACGCCGTCCTCATCGGCTACCTCGTGTACCTGCGCCGCCAGGTCCGCATCGAGAACGAGATCCGGCAGCGCCGCCTCGCCCGCTTCAACAGCACCCGCGCCCCGCGCCGCCCGGCGGTCGAGGACGACGAAACCCACGAGTCCCCTGAGGACATCGAGGTCGTCGCCACCGAACGCCCGGCCGTCGTGGAACGCAAGCCGTCCCCGATGTCCCGCCTGCGGCGCCAAGCCGTCGTCGTCGACATCGACGACGAGGACCCGGCCTTCCACGAGCTCGACGAGCCCGGGACCAGGCCTTTCCGCCGGGCCTCCGGAGAGTGA
- a CDS encoding GNAT family protein has translation MGAPISGVAYPIESRHPGWPAKLGPLRVPAGILAVRPVRLRDAGDWSRVRLRDREHLEMWEPTGVGPWPERNAYWSWPSQWLALRGLARRGQCLPFTITVDGRFAGQITVGNVIRASLRSAWIGYWVSSDIVRGGVATGAVALVTDHVFDFGGLHRLEATVRPENTPSLRVLAKSGYRREGLFERYLDVAGGWRDHFCYAVTKEETGDGLVSRLVAKGLAERV, from the coding sequence ATGGGCGCACCGATTTCCGGCGTCGCGTATCCGATCGAGAGCAGGCATCCGGGCTGGCCCGCGAAGCTGGGCCCGCTCCGGGTGCCCGCCGGGATCCTCGCCGTCCGGCCGGTCCGGCTGCGGGACGCCGGCGACTGGAGCCGCGTCCGGCTGCGGGACCGCGAGCACCTCGAAATGTGGGAACCGACCGGCGTCGGGCCGTGGCCGGAGCGCAACGCGTATTGGTCGTGGCCGTCCCAATGGCTGGCCTTGCGCGGCCTCGCCCGGCGCGGGCAATGCCTCCCGTTCACCATCACGGTGGATGGACGCTTCGCCGGACAGATCACTGTGGGTAACGTCATCCGGGCGTCGCTCCGCTCCGCCTGGATCGGCTACTGGGTGTCGTCGGACATCGTCCGCGGCGGCGTCGCGACCGGCGCCGTCGCCCTCGTCACCGACCATGTCTTCGATTTCGGCGGGCTGCACCGGCTCGAGGCGACCGTCCGCCCCGAAAACACCCCCAGCCTGCGGGTTCTCGCCAAATCTGGCTATCGGCGAGAGGGACTTTTCGAGCGCTACCTCGATGTCGCGGGCGGCTGGCGGGACCATTTCTGCTACGCCGTCACCAAGGAGGAGACCGGTGACGGACTGGTCTCGCGGCTCGTCGCGAAGGGCCTCGCGGAGCGCGTTTGA
- the glp gene encoding gephyrin-like molybdotransferase Glp, giving the protein MTEPIAEAAETEDAGQFRSVEDQIALTLDAAVRPRPVRVAISEAQGLLCAEEVVAEHALPGFDQAAVDGYAVRSVDVRTAGQEPVQLPVVGEIAAGSRQPRRLQPGQAVRVDTGAPLPTLADAVVPTAYTDGHQAKVTVHKSVPSAAYVRRTGEDVQIGDVAVRKGDTIGSAQVGLLAAVGRAKVLVYPRPRVSIVSVGDELVDIDRTPSVGQVYDVNSYALSAAARDAGAEVSRVGIVPGDPKRLREVVEGRLLMSEIVVVAGGAGGSAGDEVHAALSDLGHIDMTRVAMHPGSVQGFGRLGPDSVPTFLIPGNPMSALVVFEVLVRPLIRAARGTRNPHRRIVGARLLSPITSTKGRKGFLRGQLLRDEGNGEYLVQPLGTSGAHLLASLAEANCLINIDEDLTEVAAGEQVKVTFLAQRA; this is encoded by the coding sequence ATGACGGAGCCCATCGCCGAAGCGGCCGAGACCGAAGACGCGGGACAGTTCCGTTCCGTCGAGGATCAGATCGCGCTGACCCTGGACGCCGCGGTGCGCCCGCGCCCGGTCCGGGTCGCCATCTCCGAGGCCCAAGGCCTCCTGTGCGCCGAAGAGGTCGTCGCCGAACACGCGCTGCCCGGTTTCGACCAGGCCGCCGTCGACGGCTACGCGGTACGAAGCGTCGACGTCCGCACCGCGGGCCAGGAGCCGGTGCAGCTGCCGGTGGTCGGCGAGATCGCCGCCGGTTCCCGCCAGCCGCGGCGGTTGCAGCCCGGCCAGGCCGTGCGGGTCGACACCGGCGCGCCGCTGCCGACGCTCGCCGACGCCGTCGTCCCGACCGCCTACACCGACGGTCACCAGGCCAAGGTCACCGTGCACAAATCCGTGCCGTCGGCGGCCTATGTGCGCCGGACCGGCGAGGACGTGCAGATCGGCGACGTCGCCGTGCGCAAGGGCGACACCATCGGCTCGGCACAGGTCGGCCTGCTCGCCGCGGTCGGCAGGGCGAAGGTCCTGGTCTACCCGCGGCCCCGGGTTTCGATCGTGTCCGTCGGCGACGAGCTGGTCGACATCGACCGCACCCCGTCGGTCGGGCAGGTCTACGACGTCAACTCCTATGCGCTGTCCGCGGCCGCACGGGACGCGGGCGCCGAGGTGAGCCGCGTCGGCATCGTCCCCGGCGACCCGAAACGCCTGCGGGAGGTCGTCGAAGGCCGCCTGCTGATGTCGGAGATCGTGGTCGTCGCGGGCGGCGCCGGCGGAAGCGCGGGCGACGAGGTGCACGCGGCACTGTCGGACCTCGGCCACATCGACATGACCCGCGTCGCCATGCACCCCGGTTCCGTACAGGGCTTCGGCAGGCTCGGCCCCGATTCGGTGCCGACGTTCCTCATCCCCGGCAACCCGATGAGCGCGCTGGTCGTGTTCGAGGTCCTGGTGCGCCCGCTGATCCGCGCCGCGCGCGGCACCCGCAACCCGCATCGCCGGATCGTCGGCGCGCGGCTGCTCTCCCCGATCACCTCGACCAAGGGACGCAAGGGTTTCCTGCGCGGCCAGCTGCTGCGCGACGAGGGCAACGGCGAGTATCTGGTGCAGCCGCTCGGCACCTCCGGCGCGCATCTGCTCGCATCGCTCGCCGAGGCGAACTGCCTGATCAACATCGACGAAGACCTCACCGAGGTCGCCGCGGGCGAGCAGGTCAAGGTGACCTTCCTGGCCCAGCGGGCGTAA
- a CDS encoding 5-formyltetrahydrofolate cyclo-ligase has translation MSEVRMREAVALAAAAARLPGEVLCAYVPFGTEPGSTALLDQLLDQGKRVLLPIVPDTPGPLEWAAFEGPSSLGPGRLRGLLEPTGRRLGPDTLGTADLALIPALAVDDEGVRLGRGAGYYDRSLSFAAPGAALIAVVRDAELVRELPAEPHDVRMTGVLTPERGLAPRPVID, from the coding sequence GTGTCGGAAGTGCGGATGCGGGAGGCGGTGGCGCTCGCCGCCGCGGCCGCCCGGTTGCCGGGGGAAGTCCTGTGCGCCTACGTCCCCTTCGGTACCGAGCCGGGTTCGACGGCGCTGCTTGATCAACTTCTCGACCAGGGGAAACGCGTGCTGCTGCCGATCGTTCCCGACACGCCGGGGCCGCTGGAGTGGGCCGCGTTCGAAGGCCCGTCGAGTCTCGGGCCCGGCAGGCTGCGGGGACTGCTCGAACCGACCGGGCGCCGCCTCGGTCCCGACACGCTGGGAACGGCCGATCTGGCGCTGATCCCCGCGCTCGCCGTCGACGACGAAGGGGTCCGGCTCGGCAGGGGCGCCGGGTACTACGACCGGTCGCTCTCCTTCGCCGCGCCGGGTGCCGCGCTGATCGCCGTCGTCCGGGACGCCGAACTCGTGCGTGAATTGCCGGCGGAACCGCATGACGTCCGCATGACCGGGGTACTGACCCCGGAGCGCGGCCTGGCGCCGCGCCCGGTAATAGACTGA
- a CDS encoding UTP--glucose-1-phosphate uridylyltransferase: MSSDAHLSDQFAETLSKMRSAGAHAMELAALRRRLEQLSEPGAGQLLGNELEPLEDISRLVDLPEPDAEEARRVLDRTAVLKLNGGLGTSMGLTGPKSLLEIKPGKTFLDVIAMQVLSTREKYNARLPLILMNSAGTREPSLELLKKYPDLADDVIPADFLQGREPKITADGRPAEWPSNPELEWCPPGHGDIYIALAVSGMLETLLAEGIRWCFVSNADNLGALPDARIAAWLATEDIPFAMETVLGTAADRKGGHLARRAGRIVLRESAQVPDGDDSFGDVGKWRFYNTNNIWIDLERLKALQDADPAAPHLPLIVNRKTVDPADAASTPVIQLETAMGAAIGSVEGARAIEIPRTRFAPVKTTDDLLVVRSDAYVLDESGEMIPEFTTTPPVVSLSKEFYKLLPDFDARIPSAPSLKDCTSLAVDGDVTFGKGVVVRGDVKITGPKTVPDGEIL, translated from the coding sequence ATGAGCTCTGACGCGCACCTGTCCGATCAGTTCGCCGAAACGCTGTCGAAAATGCGTTCCGCGGGGGCCCACGCCATGGAGCTGGCCGCCCTGCGGCGGCGTCTCGAGCAGCTGTCCGAACCCGGCGCCGGTCAATTGCTGGGAAACGAACTCGAACCGCTCGAGGACATCAGCAGGCTCGTCGACCTGCCCGAGCCGGACGCCGAAGAAGCGCGCCGGGTGCTGGACCGCACGGCCGTGCTGAAGCTCAACGGCGGGCTGGGCACGAGCATGGGGCTCACCGGGCCGAAGTCGCTGCTGGAGATCAAGCCGGGCAAGACGTTCCTCGACGTCATCGCCATGCAGGTGCTCTCGACCCGCGAGAAGTACAACGCACGGCTCCCGTTGATCCTGATGAATTCGGCGGGCACCCGCGAACCTTCGCTGGAGTTGCTGAAGAAGTATCCCGATCTCGCCGACGACGTCATCCCTGCCGACTTCCTGCAGGGCCGCGAACCGAAGATCACCGCCGACGGGCGGCCCGCCGAATGGCCGTCGAACCCCGAACTCGAATGGTGCCCGCCGGGACACGGCGACATCTACATCGCGCTCGCGGTGAGCGGGATGCTCGAAACGCTGCTGGCGGAGGGCATCCGCTGGTGTTTCGTGTCCAACGCCGACAACCTCGGCGCGCTGCCGGACGCGCGGATCGCCGCGTGGCTCGCGACCGAGGACATCCCGTTCGCGATGGAGACCGTGCTCGGCACCGCGGCCGACCGCAAGGGCGGGCACCTCGCGCGGCGCGCGGGCCGGATCGTCCTGCGTGAATCCGCGCAGGTCCCCGACGGCGACGACTCGTTCGGCGATGTCGGCAAATGGCGGTTCTACAACACCAACAACATCTGGATCGACCTCGAACGCCTGAAAGCCCTCCAGGACGCCGACCCGGCCGCGCCGCATCTGCCGCTGATCGTGAACCGGAAGACCGTCGATCCGGCGGACGCGGCCAGCACACCGGTGATCCAGCTCGAAACGGCGATGGGCGCGGCGATCGGCTCAGTCGAGGGCGCGCGGGCCATCGAAATCCCGCGGACCCGGTTCGCGCCGGTCAAGACCACCGACGACCTGCTCGTCGTCCGGTCCGACGCGTACGTGCTCGACGAGAGCGGGGAGATGATCCCGGAGTTCACCACCACCCCGCCGGTCGTGTCGCTGAGCAAGGAGTTCTACAAGCTCCTGCCGGACTTCGACGCGCGTATCCCTTCCGCGCCTTCGCTCAAGGACTGCACGAGCCTCGCCGTGGACGGCGACGTCACCTTCGGGAAGGGCGTCGTCGTCCGTGGCGACGTGAAGATCACCGGGCCGAAAACCGTTCCGGACGGCGAAATCCTCTAG
- a CDS encoding class I SAM-dependent methyltransferase, with protein MPDALFAHARLAPIYDAFDGARDDLEHYLDIIGELGAKRVLDVGCGTGCLAVLLAARGMEVVGVDPAEASLEVAKAKDPEGKITWIHGDAKAAGDACADLAVMTGNVAQVFLTDGEWRRTLEGIRTALVPGGHLVFEVRRPGRRVWEDWAADTAHDVIDVPGVGDVEQWREVTGVNLPFVSFRYSYRFPDGEVVTSDSTLWFRERDELEDLLAEHGFRVLDVRDAPDRPGREYVFIARRD; from the coding sequence ATGCCTGACGCGCTCTTCGCCCACGCCCGGCTCGCACCGATCTACGACGCCTTCGACGGCGCTCGCGACGATCTGGAGCACTACCTCGACATCATCGGCGAACTCGGGGCGAAGAGAGTGCTCGACGTCGGCTGCGGCACCGGCTGCCTGGCCGTTCTCCTTGCCGCACGCGGGATGGAGGTCGTGGGAGTCGATCCCGCGGAGGCGTCACTGGAGGTCGCGAAGGCCAAAGACCCGGAAGGGAAGATCACCTGGATCCACGGCGACGCGAAAGCGGCGGGTGACGCCTGCGCCGATCTCGCGGTGATGACCGGGAACGTGGCCCAGGTCTTCCTGACCGACGGCGAATGGCGCCGGACGCTCGAAGGTATCCGTACCGCGCTGGTGCCCGGCGGTCACCTGGTCTTCGAGGTCCGGCGCCCCGGTCGCCGCGTGTGGGAGGACTGGGCCGCCGACACCGCGCACGACGTCATCGACGTCCCCGGCGTCGGCGATGTCGAGCAGTGGCGTGAGGTCACCGGGGTGAACCTCCCGTTCGTGTCGTTCCGGTACAGCTACCGGTTCCCCGACGGCGAGGTCGTCACCTCGGACTCGACGCTGTGGTTCCGCGAACGCGATGAACTGGAAGACTTGCTGGCGGAGCACGGGTTTCGCGTCCTGGACGTCCGGGACGCCCCGGATCGCCCAGGACGCGAGTACGTGTTCATCGCCCGGCGAGACTAG